A segment of the Acidobacteriota bacterium genome:
AAGCGCGTGATGCGCGAGACGACGCGGATGTCGGCCGACGGCGGGATCTACGCCGCGCAGCGGATGATCAGCTTCCCCGGGCGGGACCGGATCGGGCAGGGGCGTGCGGGGGTCGAGGCCGCCTACAGGGACGGACCCGACGTCCAGCTGCGCCTAAGCCTGCTGATGATCGACGACATCGCGATCGCGGGAACCAATGCGGAAATCTTCAGCCTGATCGCCCGGCGATTCAAGCGGGAGTCGCCCGTCGGCCGATCGATCTTCGTGTCGATGGCCAACGGCAGCGGCAATTCCGGATATGTTCCGAACGATGCGGCCTTCGGCACCCAGACTTTCGAGGTGCTGTCGTCGCGCTGCCGGCCCGGCTATGCGGAAAGCGCCATCGTCAACGGGTTGCTCGACCTGCTGGCGGACGTCAAACGCATGCGCTGAGGGTCACCTGAGGCCCGAGCCACAGGACTGCCGCACGATGAGGGTCGGCTGCGCGAGAATATCGCGGGGGGGAGACGCCGGGTTTTTTATGCGCTCCAGCATCGCCTGCATGGCGATGGTGCCGATATCGGCGCAGGGCTGGTGGATCGTGGTCAGGGGGGGACGCAGCAGTTCCGCATAGCGGACATCGTCAAACCCGGCCACCCGTACCTGCTCGGGAACCGGACAGCCCAGCCGATCGAGGGTGCGCATCAGATTGGCCGCGGTCAGGTCGTTGGCGCAGATGACGGCATTCGCTCCCCCGGCCACCATCCGCTCGACCGACCGCTCGTCCGCGGGCTCGCCGGTGTGGACCCATCCCGGGTCGGGCGTGATTCCGCGGTTCAGCAGGGCCTCCCGGTATCCCGCGATACGCAACATCACGGTGGGCGCGGAGCCCGGTCGGGCCAGGAAGTCGATCCGCCTGCACCCCAGCCCGATCAAATGCTCCGTGATCAGAAAGCCGGCGCGCCGGTTGTCGATGCCGACGAGGTCGAAATGGCTCCGCTGGGGGAAAGGCACGCTGTCGCGGTCCAGCAGGACGATGGGAATCCCAGCCGCCTCCAGGGCACCGATGACGGATTGGTTGATCCGGTCCTTGTCTTCGGTCAATTCCAGGGGGGCGAAAAAGACCCCCGCGACCGTCTGCCGGATGTAACTCTGCGAGACCTGTTCGATCCATTCCCGATCCGCCTCGCCCCGCCTGCCGCCGAAATCGCCCCAGAGAAGCGTATGGTGCTGCCGCTGGGCCAGAAAGGCTAGCTGGCCGCAGATCGGCTCGAAGATCTCGGTCCCCCCCAACCCGGGGATCAGCAACCCGAAGCGCCACGAATCGGCCGCAGTCCGGCTTCTGCGCACGTAGGTGCCGGAACCGATCTTGCGCTCCACCAGCCCCAGGTTCTGCAGATCGCGCAATGCGCGGGCGATCGTGGGGCGGGAGGTGGCGAACTGCTTCACCATGGCCATCTCGGACGGAAGGCGTTCCCCCTCCTTGAGTCTTCCCGACTCGATCTCCGCCCGGACATGCTCGAAAACCTGGCGATGCTTGGTCTGCCGCGCCGCCGGTTTTTCCTGCCCGCTCACTCCCCTGGCCCCATGGTCGCTCACCGGTCCCCCTCGATAAAAGCTGATATTACAAATTAAGCTCCAAAAATGTCAATACAGCTTTCCCGCAGAGGGACAAACGGGAGGATTCGGGGGTTTTCACCCTAGCCTTGCCCGACACCTTTTCGCTCGGTGCCATCCTATCTTGAGTAGCTCCCCGGTCCGGATCTGCCTCATAATCTATTTACAAATAAACCAGAAATATGCAATCATTTTTGCCGATATTATGCTCACTTTTATTGCGCAAATAATCTGACATTATGACGACGGGTCGAGCGCAGCGTAAGGTGTACCGATGAAGCCGCTGATTTTCGTTGGCATCGGGGAAGCTCTCTACGACGTCTTCGAGGATGGAACGGAGACCCTCGGGGGCGCCCCGCTGAATGTGGCGGTCCATGCGCATCAAGTGGCCCACCGGCTCGGGATCGGTTACGGGGTGCTGGTCAGCTGCGTCCACTCCGATCGCAGGGGAAAGGGGATCGTCGATTTTCTGTTCCGGCTGGGGATGTCGGGCCGCTATGTCGGGAGGGATCCCGGTCACCCGACGGGGAGGGTGAGCGTCTTCATGAGCGGCGGGGAGCCGGGATACCAGATCGAGCCCGATGCGGCCTGGGATTACATCACGGATCGGCCGGGACTCGCGGAGCTGGCCGGTCGCTGCGATGCCGTATGCTTCGGCAGCCTGGCGCAACGCTCCCCCGTATCCCGCGACACGATACGAAGGTTCCTGCAAAACGCCCCGCAGGCGATCCGCCTCTACGACGTCAACCTGAGGCGCAACACGCTGACCGCCGAGGCCGGATATTCCCCCGAAATCGTGGAGTTCGGCTGCCGTACCGCCACGATCCTCAAGACCAACCAGTCCGAGCTCTTCGTGCTCCTGGACCTCGTGGGGATCCCCTCCCCCGCCGACCGCTCCGTCGAGGGGATCCGGCGCGGGATGGAATCGCTCCTCACGCACTTCCCCGCGCGGACCGTCGTGGTCACGCGGGGGGCCGAGGGAACCGTGGCCCTCGGCCGGCAGGGGGAATTGGATCTGCGCACGCCCGTGCCCCCCGCGGAAGTGCTGCATCCCGTGGGAGCCGGGGACGCCTGCGCGGCGGGCATCCTCCTGGGAACGGCCCTGGGCTGGGATCTTCCGGCAACCATGGAACTGGCAAACCACCTGGGAACCGATGTCGCCTCCCACCCGTCGGCCACGCCCCCCCTCTCGGACAGGACGTTGCAGTTCGCCGCCGGGCGCCTCGAGGCCGCAAGAAGTCAGGGGGGCGACAGATCCACTCCACCGGCGGACGGCATCGGGCGAACCGCCCCGTGAACCGTTCTCTTCCCCTCGATCTTATCGGCAAAACCGATGCGGCCCAGGCCGGGGAGTTTCAACGCGGGCGGATGGAAATCCATGCCGGCGCAGAGGCCGATGAGGTTGAGCTCGATTCCTTCCTGCGGCGACAGGATCAGCCCGAACACGCCGAACAGCGAGAACTGGAAGCCCGACCCGCTCGCCGGACGGCCCACCATTCTGCCCCCGGGAAGATAGTCCTTGCCGACCGCCGTCGGCGGCAGGTCGATGGAAAGCTCAGGCACGCTGCGGCCGAGAGCGGCGATGAAGGTGTTGCTGTTCGGTCCCGGCCAGAGGCGATAGACCCGGTCGTACGGGTAGTCGCGCGCAGCCGCGTGAAGGCGCTCGATGAGACGATCGACCTCCTCTCCGCCGCGCACCTCCCTGATCAGCTCCGGTTCGGCCCCGTACCAGTAGCCATCGGGCACGCCGGTCCGGACACGCACCGCGCTCCGGCCGCGGGCGACCCCGAACCCCATGACATCGAAGCGCGTATACTCCGGCGCGCCCTGTGCTTTTGCGGCGATCCAGGTATGCACCCCGAAAGCCCCCCGCCACCGGACCGCGGGCGCGGCATAGACCTGGATAACGGCCTCCGGCGTGGCGGCGGCGGGCGGCGCGATCCCCGCGCTGTCACGCCTCGCGGTGCGCCAATCGGCCGGTTGCGTCCCGTCGGCGTACCACAACGCGACGGCCATCGCGAGCGGCAGCACGTAGATCGCCGCGACCGCGGCAGCGACCCCCTTTCCGAATCTTCCTCCTCGCTGTCGTGTCATCACCGCGCTCCGCCCCGTTTACCGGTCGTTCCCATCGGTTTTTCCGACTGCCGTCAGGTAGAGGATGGTTTCCGCCACACCGTCCAGGCCGAAGAGGCTGTTGACCTCGTCGTCGAGGAAGGCGCCGACATTGACGCTGCCCAACCCCAGCGCCACGGCCGCGAGCTGCAGCTGCCCGCCCAGGTGCCCCGCGTCGAGGTACAGGTAGCGGTAGCAGCGGTCGCCGTATTTCTGCGCGCTGCGCTGAACCACCGCGCCCCACGCGAACACCACCGGCGCCGTCGCGCAGAAGCTCTGCCCCAAGCACGCCTCGGCGCATAATCGACCCATGCCACCCGCGCGGATCAGCGCGAGCGCATGATCGCGCACGTCGTAATGCGCGATGCCCGGCGTCACCCCCGCGACGTCGTTGATGACCAGGTAGGTCTCGTTCGGGTAGAGGGCTCCGGCGGATCCCGCCGCGCGGAAGCGGAAACCGTCCCGCTCCCCCGTGATCCCCTGGATCGCCCATAACAGCTGCGACAGGTCCGCGAGGCTGAGACTCTCCGCGGCGTACACGCGCTGCGACCGCCGCGCCGTGATGGTTTCCCACAGCCCCGCGCCCCCCGTTGTCACCGGCCGGGGCAGCGCGACCCGGGCGACAGGGTCGGCATAGCGCTTGAACGGCGGCGTCGGCCCGGCCCACGCGCACGGAGGGGGCCGACGGTCGCGGTAATATTTGGTGTCGTACTGATACCCCGGCCCGATCCCCTCCGGTCTGGTCCGATCCTGTTCCATATCCCCTCCCCGGTGCCGTGAGCATTGACGCCACAGACAGAACAGGTAACCGCCTGGAGCCAAACCGCCATAGGGTACCGGGCGCCAGCGGTTCCCGACAACGGATTCCTGCATGAAGGAACGAACGGCTAAGCCAAAACTACCACCATTTCCGCGTGACCGCCAGAATCCCCGAAGTTGCCAGGGCTGCAACAAGGCTGAAAACGGACAATCCTCCCCCATGGCGGCCGTGGTCGGATTTACCGTAAGTGGAGTTAAATCAGGGGGTTTGTCTGGAGCGGGAGACCGGGATCGAACCGGCGACGTCCAGCTTGGGAAGCTGGCATTCTACCGCTGAATTACTCCCGCTTTTACTGACGCTAAATGTACCCGGGCGCGCGGCTTTGTGCAAGTAAAATTGCGCCCCCTCTTCCCCGGAACCTCCCGCGGCGGGGGGACCGCTACCGGGGCTCGAGCCAGCCGAGGGCTTCCGCCGCCTCCTTGCGCACGATGTAGGCCCGGTCCCATTCGCCGGAGACGTCCTCGCCGGTAAGGTTGCGGCAGATGACGCGGAGCGTGCCGCGCTCCCCCTCCGTCAAATGCCCGTGGCGCGCGAGCTTCCCCATGCTCCGGACCGCCTTGGCGCGCACGGAGGGCTCCTCGTCCGCGAGATTCTCCTGGAGCCGTTCGAGGCACCTGCGCCTCAATTCGGCCGGCAGCCGCCCCGGGGGGATCGACTCGGCGAACTTTCCCAGCGCCCGCGTGGCCGTGTCGCGCAGCTCGATGTTGGGGGAGGCGGCCGCCTCCAGGGCCAGGGGCACGGCCCGCACCACTTCCTCCGAACGGGTCTTGCCGAGAGCGTAGAGGATGAAGGCGTGCATCATCGTGTCGGTGGCCGATTCGTAAGCCTTGATCAAGGGAGGAACGGCCGGGGGGCCGACGCGCCCCAGCGCGTGGGCTATGGCCCACTGGGCCTTCATGTCGGCGGCATCCAGTCTTTTCACCAGCAGCGGGATCAGCCGGTCGCCCAGGCGCGCCGTGAGCGAGAGCGCGCGGTCGAGGGCGGGAACGAGTTCGGGGTGATCGAGGGTGTCGATGTAAAAGAGGGGAGAGACGATCTCCAGCAACGCCTCCGCCTCGTCCGGACCGATCCGGTCGATTTCCGCCTCGAGCAGCCCCAGTCCTTCCTCTATGGAGTCCGGTTGCGTACCCGCCAGCAGGCCCCGTATCCGGGCCCATGTCTCGTCCGTCATGAAAGCCCTCCCCCCGTAGAAAACGTCCCTGCGTCCATTATACCCGGCCGGAGGGGGTTTGGCGACCATGGCGGTGGGCAGGGGCGGTTCAGAACATCTCCGTCCGCCACAGGTCGTGTACGTGGATGACCCCGCGGAGGCGGCCGCCGGGATCGACGACCCCCAGGCTCGTGATCTTCAGCTCCTCCATCCGGGCCAGGGCGGCGGTGGCGAGTTCCCCTTCCCCGATGGTCTTCGGGCTCCGCGTCATCACTTCTCCCGCCCTCCGCCCGAGCGGGTCGGGGGTTTTCTCGAGGAGCCGCCTCAGGTCGCCGTCGCTGATGACGCCCAGCAGATGCCCGTCGGCGTCCGCAACCGTCGTCATCCCGAGCCCCTTGCGCGACATCTCGTAGATGACGTCGGCCATCGGCGTGTCGGCCCCCACCCGGGGGATCTCCTCACCGCGGTGCATCAGGTCGCCGACGCGCAGGAGCTTCTTCCCCAGGGTCCCGGCCGGGTGGACGCCGGCGAAATCCTCCCGCCCGAAACCCTTGCGTTCCATCAGCGCCAACGCCAGTGCGTCTCCCATGGCCAGGGCGGCAGCCGTGCTCGTCGTCGGCGCCAGGCCGAAGGGGCAGGCCTCCCCGTCCACCCCGACATCGATGAAGACGTCGGCGTGGCGCGCCAGCGTCGAGTTGCCGTCCCCCGCCATGGCCACCACGGCGAGCCCCAGCCGCTTCGCCACGTTGAGCAGTTCGAGGATTTCGCCCGTTTCGCCGCTCTTGGACACGGCCAGCACAAGGTCGTTGGGCGCGAGCAACCCGCAGTCCCCGTGCAGGGCGTCGGCCGCGTGCAGGAAAATGGCGGGTGACCCGGTGCTGGAGAGGGTGGCCGCGATCTTCTTGCAGATCAGGCCCGATTTCCCGAGCCCGGTCACGGCGATCTTCCCGGTGCAGCGGGCGGCCAATTCGACCGCTTCGAGGAAGGGCTCCCCCAGGCGCTGCACGAGGGCGCGGATCGCGTCGGCCTCCGCCCCGAGCACCCTGGCCGCCGTCGCGATGGAGGGATGGGTCTTTTCCGCGCTCATGACCGCTCCCCCAGGGCGCCGCGGATGGCGAGGATCTCCCGCACCAGGCGGGGAAACTCGGAGAGCTTCAGGCTGTTGGGGCCGTCCGAGAGGGCCCGGGCGGGGTCGTCGTGCACCTCGAGGAAAAAGCCGTCCACCCCGATGGCGGCCCCCGCCCGCGCCAGCGCCGGCACGAAGCGGGAGTCCCCCCCGGAGCGATCCCCCTGCCCCCCCGGCGCCTGTACGCTGTGGGTCACGTCGAAAACCACCGGCTGGCCGAAGGAGCGCATGACGACGAAGGAGCGGAAATCGACCACGAGGTTGTGGTAGCCGAAGGTGGTCCCGCGCTCGGTGAGCAGGATGTTCCGGTTCCCCCCCTCCCTCGCCTTTTCGAGCACCTTGCCCATTTCGGCCGGCGAGAGGAACTGCCCCTTCTTCAGGTTCACGCAGCGGCCGCTCGCCGCGGCGGCGCGGATGAGGTCGGTCTGCCGGCAGAGGAAAGCCGGGATCTGGAGCACGTCGAGCACCTCGGCCGCCGCCGCCACCTGCGCCGTTTCGTGCACGTCGCTCAGGATGGGAAGGCCGCTGGCGGCCCGCGCCCGCTCGAGGATGCGCAGCCCCTCCTCCAGCCCCGGTCCGCGGTAGGAACGGACCGACGTCCGGTTGGCCTTGTCGTAGGAGGCCTTGAAGAGGATGGGAACCCCCAGCCGCGACCCGTACCCGGCGAGCCGCTCGGCCATCCGCAGGCAGTGGCTCTCGCTCTCGATCACGCAGGGGCCCGCGATGAAGAAGGGGCCCTTTCCCAGTCTCAGGCGACCGGCCTTGACCTGTACCATGTTCCCGACGACCTCCGACGCCTATTGGGGCGGGGTGTCCCGGACGGCGCCGCCGTCCGCGGCCTCCGCCCGGACCCTCAGCCCGTTCCGGTAGGATGCCTCGATGAAGCTTGCGAAGAGCGGGTGCGGCTCGAGCGGCCGGGACTTGAACTCGGGGTGGAACTGGCAGCCCAGAAACCAGGGGTGTCCGGGAATTTCGGCGATCTCCACGAAGTTCCCGTCCGGCGAGTTCCCCGAAAACCGCATCCCCCGGCCCGTGATGGCCTGTTCGTATTCCCGGTTGAACTCGTAGCGATGCCGGTGCCGCTCGGAAATGTCCTTCCTGCCGTAGACCCGGAAGGCGAGCGAATCCTCGTCGAGCACGCAGGGGTAGGCCCCCAGCCTCATGTTGCCCCCCATGATGTCGCTCCCGAGCAGTTCGGGCAGCAGGTAGAACACCCGGTGGGGGGCCGACGGGTCGAATTCCGAGCTGTCGGCCTCGAGGTTGCAGACGCTGCGCGCGTATTCGATCACGGCGCACTCCATGCCGAGGCAGATGCCGAAATAGGGCACCTTGCGCGTGCGCGCGTAGCGGGCGGCGAGCAGCATGCCGTCGATGCCGCGCTTGCCGAACCCCCCCGGCACCAGGATGCCGTCGTAGGGCGCGAGCTGCCGGTCGAGGGTCCCCTCCTCGAGCTGCTCGGCGTCCACCCAGCAGAGCTCGACCCGGAGCCGGTTGGCCAGGCCCCCGTGATAGAGCGCCTCGTTCAGGCTCTTGTAGGAATCCTCGAACTCCACGTATTTGCCGACGATGCCGATCCTGACCCCGTCCCTGGGGGAGGCATCGAGTTTGAGCACCGCCTTCCAGTCCGCGAGCCGGGGCTCGTTGGGGGGGAGGCGCAGGTAGCTGATGATGGCCTCGTCCAGGCCCTCGTCATGCAGCCCCAGCGGCACCTCGTAGACGTTCTTGACGTCGACGGCCGTGATGACGTCCCGTTCCGAAACGTTGCAGAAGAGGGCGATCTTGGCCTTCACGTCCCTGGGCAGGAGCTGGCTGGTGCGGCAGAGCAGGATGTCGGGCTGGATGCCGATCCCGCGCAGCTCCTTGACGCTGTGCTGCGTGGGCTTGGTCTTCAGCTCCCCGGAGGCGCCCATCCAGGGGACCAGGGTGAGATGGATGAAGAGGGAGTTTTCCCGGCCGTCCTCGTTGCGCATCTGCCGGATCGATTCCAGGAAGGGGAGGCTTTCGATGTCCCCCACCGTCCCGCCGATCTCCACGATGGCGACATCGACGTCCCGGGCGACCCGGCGGATGACGGCCTTGATCTCGTTGGTGATGTGGGGGATCACCTGCACGGTCTTGCCGAGGTACTCCCCCCTGCGCTCCTTCTCGATCACCGTCTGGTAGATCTTCCCCGTGGTGGAGTTGTTCTCCCGCGTCAGGCGCACCCCGGTGAAACGCTCGTAGTGGCCCAGGTCGAGGTCGGTCTCGGCGCCGTCGTCGGTGACGAACACCTCGCCGTGCTGAAAGGGGCTCATGGTCCCCGGATCGACATTGATGTAGGGGTCCAGCTTGAGAAAATTGATCCTGAAACCGCGCGCCTCGAGCAGCCGCCCGATGGAGGCGCTCGCGATCCCCTTCCCCAGAGAGGAAAGCACTCCGCCCGTGACAAAGATGTACTTCATTATCCTACCCCCGTGACTCGACGACCCCCCGGAATTCAGTCCTGGAATGAAGATCGCAGATTAGCAACACGGACCGCTCCGTGCAAGCGCGGATCGGGAAGACGGGCCGGCGGACCCCGCAGGTCCGCGTAACCCGCCGACGGGCACGGCGGGCGCTTCCGCCCTAGAAGTTGATCAGCTCGACGTCGCGCGTGTCCTTGACGTAGGGCTGATCCGCCTGCGGGTAACGGTACTCCTTACCCTCGAAATTCCGCAGGACGATCTCCTTCTCGTCGAACCGGACGACGTAGTCGGGCATCAGGGGGATCTTCCCCCCCCCGCCCGGGGCGTCGATGACGAACTGCGGCACGCCGAACCCCGTGGTATAGCCCCGCAGCGACTGCATGATCTCCAGCCCCTTCTCGACGCGGGTCCGGAAATGGTTGGTGCCGCGGGTGAGGTCGGCCTGGTAGAGATAGTAGGGGCGCACCCGCATCAAGAGCAGCTTGTGCATGAGTTCCTTGAGCACCAGGGGGTCGTCGTTGACCCCCTTCAGCAGCACGGTCTGACAGCCCACGGGGATCCCGGCGTTGGCCAGGCGCTCGCACGCCTCCCTGGCCTGCGGCGTGATCTCCCTCGGATGGTTGAAGTGGGTGTTGATGAAGATGGGGTGGTATTTCTTCAGCATGTCGCAGAGCGCGTCGGTGATCCGGCTGGGCAGCACGCAGGGGAAGCGCGTGCCGATGCGGATGATCTCGACGTGCGGGATGGCCCGCAGCCGCGAGATGATCTGCTCCAGCCTGCGGTCGTTCACCATCAGCGGATCGCCCCCCGAAAGGAGGATGTCGCGGATCTCGCGGTGGCTCCGGATGTAGTCGATGCCCATCGCGATGGTCTTCTCGGTGATGGTGCTGGTGCGCCCCACCATCCGTTTTCGCGTGCAGAAGCGGCAGTACATGGGGCACCGGTCGGTGATCAGCAGCAGCACGCGATCGGGGTACCGGTGGGTCAGGCGCGGGACGGGGCTGTCCTCCTCCTCGTGAAGCGGGTCTTCCGGGGCGCACGGGTCCATCAGCTCGCGCACCGACGGAACCGACTGCGTCCAGATCGGGTCCCCCTTCTCCCCGATCAGGTTGTAGTAGTAGCGCGGGATGCGCATCGGATAGTCCCGGCAAACGGCGTCGATCTCCTCCGCATCCGCACCGAAATCCCTGGCGAGGGTCCCACCGCCAGTGACGCTGTTTCGCAGGTCAATCGTCCACTGTTCCATCCGTTCCATGAGTGAGCTCTTCTCCCTGTCAGGAAATCCGCTTGACGAAAATCAGCCGGTCATCCCCGACATCGTAGAAATCCGCTATGTGCGATGCTTCCTCGAATCCAAGGCATCGATAGAATTCGATGGTGTTGCGGTACGACGATTTTGCCGAAGTCTCCGCCACCAGCAGCCGCCCCCCGGACGATGCGATGGCGCGTTCCACGTGGCCGACGAGCGCGCGGCCGAACCCGAGTCCCCGCGCTTCCCTCCGCGTGGCGATCCAGTAGAGATCGAAGGTCCCCCGCGTCAGCGGCACCGGCCCCCAGCAGGTGTAGGCCTGGATCCCGGGCGTCTCCCCGGACGCCACCGCGAACGCGTAATCGGTCTGTTCGGGGTCCTCGAGGTAAATGTCGACCAGTTCCAGGGCGCACTCCTTCTCGGCCGGGTTGAAGTTTTCGACCCCGTCGATCAGCCCGGCCACCTCCCGGCGGTCCCCCTTCGTCATCGGCCTGACCCGCGCCGCGGGCCGCTCGTCAGAATGCATAGGTGGCCGGCTCGAGCCGGTCGCCGCGCGCGATGGCGCTTTCACCGATGCCGAGGATGATGTCCGCATAGGAGAAGCCGGCCGCGCGCGCGGCCCTGGCAAAACCCGCTCCGGGGGAGAGGTCGGGATTCGGATTGACCTCGAGCACGTACACCGCGCCCGTGCCGTCGGTGCGCATGTCCACGCGCGCGTAATCCCGGCAACCGACCGCGCGGCAGCTCGCGACGGCGAGGGAGTC
Coding sequences within it:
- a CDS encoding KamA family radical SAM protein: MEQWTIDLRNSVTGGGTLARDFGADAEEIDAVCRDYPMRIPRYYYNLIGEKGDPIWTQSVPSVRELMDPCAPEDPLHEEEDSPVPRLTHRYPDRVLLLITDRCPMYCRFCTRKRMVGRTSTITEKTIAMGIDYIRSHREIRDILLSGGDPLMVNDRRLEQIISRLRAIPHVEIIRIGTRFPCVLPSRITDALCDMLKKYHPIFINTHFNHPREITPQAREACERLANAGIPVGCQTVLLKGVNDDPLVLKELMHKLLLMRVRPYYLYQADLTRGTNHFRTRVEKGLEIMQSLRGYTTGFGVPQFVIDAPGGGGKIPLMPDYVVRFDEKEIVLRNFEGKEYRYPQADQPYVKDTRDVELINF
- a CDS encoding HEAT repeat domain-containing protein; translation: MTDETWARIRGLLAGTQPDSIEEGLGLLEAEIDRIGPDEAEALLEIVSPLFYIDTLDHPELVPALDRALSLTARLGDRLIPLLVKRLDAADMKAQWAIAHALGRVGPPAVPPLIKAYESATDTMMHAFILYALGKTRSEEVVRAVPLALEAAASPNIELRDTATRALGKFAESIPPGRLPAELRRRCLERLQENLADEEPSVRAKAVRSMGKLARHGHLTEGERGTLRVICRNLTGEDVSGEWDRAYIVRKEAAEALGWLEPR
- the kdsA gene encoding 3-deoxy-8-phosphooctulonate synthase, with amino-acid sequence MVQVKAGRLRLGKGPFFIAGPCVIESESHCLRMAERLAGYGSRLGVPILFKASYDKANRTSVRSYRGPGLEEGLRILERARAASGLPILSDVHETAQVAAAAEVLDVLQIPAFLCRQTDLIRAAAASGRCVNLKKGQFLSPAEMGKVLEKAREGGNRNILLTERGTTFGYHNLVVDFRSFVVMRSFGQPVVFDVTHSVQAPGGQGDRSGGDSRFVPALARAGAAIGVDGFFLEVHDDPARALSDGPNSLKLSEFPRLVREILAIRGALGERS
- a CDS encoding KpsF/GutQ family sugar-phosphate isomerase, with product MSAEKTHPSIATAARVLGAEADAIRALVQRLGEPFLEAVELAARCTGKIAVTGLGKSGLICKKIAATLSSTGSPAIFLHAADALHGDCGLLAPNDLVLAVSKSGETGEILELLNVAKRLGLAVVAMAGDGNSTLARHADVFIDVGVDGEACPFGLAPTTSTAAALAMGDALALALMERKGFGREDFAGVHPAGTLGKKLLRVGDLMHRGEEIPRVGADTPMADVIYEMSRKGLGMTTVADADGHLLGVISDGDLRRLLEKTPDPLGRRAGEVMTRSPKTIGEGELATAALARMEELKITSLGVVDPGGRLRGVIHVHDLWRTEMF
- a CDS encoding CTP synthase produces the protein MMKYIFVTGGVLSSLGKGIASASIGRLLEARGFRINFLKLDPYINVDPGTMSPFQHGEVFVTDDGAETDLDLGHYERFTGVRLTRENNSTTGKIYQTVIEKERRGEYLGKTVQVIPHITNEIKAVIRRVARDVDVAIVEIGGTVGDIESLPFLESIRQMRNEDGRENSLFIHLTLVPWMGASGELKTKPTQHSVKELRGIGIQPDILLCRTSQLLPRDVKAKIALFCNVSERDVITAVDVKNVYEVPLGLHDEGLDEAIISYLRLPPNEPRLADWKAVLKLDASPRDGVRIGIVGKYVEFEDSYKSLNEALYHGGLANRLRVELCWVDAEQLEEGTLDRQLAPYDGILVPGGFGKRGIDGMLLAARYARTRKVPYFGICLGMECAVIEYARSVCNLEADSSEFDPSAPHRVFYLLPELLGSDIMGGNMRLGAYPCVLDEDSLAFRVYGRKDISERHRHRYEFNREYEQAITGRGMRFSGNSPDGNFVEIAEIPGHPWFLGCQFHPEFKSRPLEPHPLFASFIEASYRNGLRVRAEAADGGAVRDTPPQ
- a CDS encoding DUF3750 domain-containing protein, with the protein product MTRQRGGRFGKGVAAAVAAIYVLPLAMAVALWYADGTQPADWRTARRDSAGIAPPAAATPEAVIQVYAAPAVRWRGAFGVHTWIAAKAQGAPEYTRFDVMGFGVARGRSAVRVRTGVPDGYWYGAEPELIREVRGGEEVDRLIERLHAAARDYPYDRVYRLWPGPNSNTFIAALGRSVPELSIDLPPTAVGKDYLPGGRMVGRPASGSGFQFSLFGVFGLILSPQEGIELNLIGLCAGMDFHPPALKLPGLGRIGFADKIEGKRTVHGAVRPMPSAGGVDLSPP
- a CDS encoding SagB/ThcOx family dehydrogenase — translated: MEQDRTRPEGIGPGYQYDTKYYRDRRPPPCAWAGPTPPFKRYADPVARVALPRPVTTGGAGLWETITARRSQRVYAAESLSLADLSQLLWAIQGITGERDGFRFRAAGSAGALYPNETYLVINDVAGVTPGIAHYDVRDHALALIRAGGMGRLCAEACLGQSFCATAPVVFAWGAVVQRSAQKYGDRCYRYLYLDAGHLGGQLQLAAVALGLGSVNVGAFLDDEVNSLFGLDGVAETILYLTAVGKTDGNDR
- a CDS encoding GNAT family N-acetyltransferase, with product MHSDERPAARVRPMTKGDRREVAGLIDGVENFNPAEKECALELVDIYLEDPEQTDYAFAVASGETPGIQAYTCWGPVPLTRGTFDLYWIATRREARGLGFGRALVGHVERAIASSGGRLLVAETSAKSSYRNTIEFYRCLGFEEASHIADFYDVGDDRLIFVKRIS